ATGGATGACCTGTTCCCACGTGAGCTGGCCGCGGTTCTTGATCACCTGCTGCAGCGAGCCCCCGTCGATGAATTCCATCGCGTAGTAACGCTGCCCGTTCTCCGTGCCGCCACCGTAGTACTTCACGATGTTGGGGTGCTTCAGCCGCTTCAGAATGCCGATCTCGCGTTCGAACCGCTTGCGTACCTTCGCGTCACTCATGAAGCCGGGCGACAGCACTTTCACGGCCACCTTTTTCCCGGTTTTCGGGTAGATGGCAGAATAAACAACGCCCATTCCCCCCACGCCGATCTGGCGGTCCAGTTGAAACGGGCCTATCGTGCGGGGAGCCATAATGAATCGGGCTTAGGCGGTGATGCAAGGTGCGTGAACAGATTGTCGGTGTGGCCACAGATTCTGACAGACGGATTGGGCGGAAACAACAGAAGGTGTCTCAGCGTCCGCAACCGCTCGCAAAACCGCCCTTGTCGCGGATCGTGAGCAGGGTTCTTAAAATGCCGATTCCAGCGGTTGCGCCGATTTCGGGTCGCTGCAATTCGTTTGGTCGGTACAATTCGGAGACAAAGAAGTCACGGTCCCAGGTCAAACTTGACTTTTTGTCGGCTTCGTCCCGAGACTGTTAATAAGGCTTCAATGGCGTTGATGGAACGAAACGGGTTCGGGTCGAGCCAGGTTTCAGGATCAACCAGCGAAAGCAATTCAAAGCGGAAAATCAATTACTCCGAGGCACCGGCCTCCTGGAAACTCATTTACTTCAGCCACCCCTATGCTGGCCCAGCTAATCCCAGTCAAGAACGGTCCTCGGATCACTCTGACCAAGCCGATCACGGTGGTGGGTCGCAGTGCGCGGCTGTGCGATCTGGCGGTGGATCACAACGCCGTTTCCAAGATACATTGCGTGCTGGTCAAAACAGACGGCCTGATCTATTTGCGAGATCTCGGCAGCACCAACGGGACTCGCGTGAACGGCCAGCGAGTCATCCGGGGTGCGTTGTTGCCTGGCGACCAGATTTCGTTTGGCGGAGCAGGCTACACGGTGTATCTGGGGCCCGATCCTCAGCTTTCGGCGGGCGGCCAGTCGTCAGCCGAACTGACCGAGATGATTCCGATCATCACCGACAGCGACCCGGACTTAAGCGTTTCCAAAAGCGACGTTCAGTTGCTGTCTGATTCTGACTTTCTGCCCGCCGACTAACTCAGCATCTCTCTGACTTTTTCTCCCAGTGTTTGCCACAGCCCCTGGCCGAGAAAAATGACCAGCGCGGCGATGACGCCAACAAGTGCCAGCCAGAGCATCAACATGATGCCACCCCCTAAGTTGCGAAGCTTGTTCCGAGCCCACCGCCAGCGAACTCGTTTCTTCTCGTCGCGTTCCACCTGCTTGTACAGGCTTTTCATATCCGTTTTTTGTATCTGAGCCGTGTGGCGGCTAAGGCTGGCTTCGATGGCGTCCCTGAATTCAGGGAATTGAGCCAGTGGAAGGTACGAACCATCGGCCGAGGCTTTGCAGCGTGCTTTGGCCGTGACTGTGCCCGCCTTGATCATCTTCAGGATGCGACCGGTCGAATGCTTCTCCACGACCGTTTTCTTCTTCTCATCCACATACTGCACGTACCACGTTCGCGACGCTGCCTTCTTAGCCGACTTCTTCGCATCGACTCGTGAAGAAACCTCGCCCGAGCGAGCCGCCGCGGTCATCGTGCTTCCTAACCCGGCAACCGTTGGCGACACCGAACGTCCCACGCCCGTTGGCACGGCCCCCTCGACAAAAGACAACGCTTCGCTGTGTACTCCCAGGGCGTTTAGATCCCTGATGATCTCCGCACAGTCGCCGTAACGGTGCTTGGGATCTTTGGCCATCATCTTGTCGATGATCAGATCCAACCGCTCAGGGATCTCCGGGCAGATCTTCCTGGCCGCTTCGTACTTGCCGATTTCCTTAGCTTTGATTAGTTCCACAACGTTAGCACCGGTGAAGGGCAGTTTTCCGGTGAGCAAATGGTACAGCGTGGCACCCAAGGCGTAGATGTCACAACGAAGGTCGACGGTCTTGGCGCTATGAGCCTGTTCGGGGGGCATGTACAGGGGTGTGCCGAGCCCCGCGTTGGTCTGCGTCATCGAAACGTCATCGTCCAGCACTTTGGCCAGGCCGAAGTCAGCGACCTTCACGACGCCTTTGCTGGTCAGCAGAATGTTGTCCGGTTTGATATCGCGATGCACCATGTTTTGATCATGAGCATGCTTCAACGCTTCCGCACAGACCATCGCGATATGAACGGCGTCGCCGACGGAGAACTTTTTCAGCTTGTTCAGCCAGTCCTGCACGCTCTTGCCATTGATGTATTCAATGGCTGCAAAGTGAACACCTTTGTAAGAATCGACGGCATAAACTTTGACCACATTCGTGTGATCCAGTTTGGCCATCGAACGCGCTTCGCGTAAGAAACGGCCCACGAAGTCCTCGTTCTTCGCGAGATTTTTGGAAAGCGTTTTTAGTGCGACAAGGCGATCAAGACTGATCTGCCGCGCCAGAAACACTTCACCCATGCCGCCTTTGCCGAGCCTCTTTTTGAGCTCGAAATCGCCGATCTTTGTAACCGTCTTCTTCTGACTTCCCGCTGGCGTTTTCTTTTCGTTTTTGTCCGACACGTTGTTCCCTTCTGGCGGAAACCTGTCTTCAGCGATCAGCATCTCACTGGCGTGATGTCTGAGAACGCCGGTCAAACCCGCGTGAGGTGTTGCCACGGGCACGTCACACTCTACGCATTACGGCAACGAAACGATTGCCAGCGATCCGCTTTTGCCGACATTCGTACCGATAACTCTATCTTCGACAACGAGGCGAGGGCGATAACGGATTGCCGGAATTCGCTGGATATCGCTGTCTATAGACGTCAATTTCCCCAAATTCGTGACAAACGGCGACGGAATCAGAACTTTGTGCCCGTCAGCTTTTCAAACGCCTCAATATATTTCTCTGCGGTGCGTGCCACAACATCGTCGGGCAGACTGGGTGGGGCACTGTTGCGATCCCACCCGGACGACAGCAACCAGTCGCGCACAAATTGCTTATCAAAAGAAAGTTGGCTACCACCTTCGCGGTACTGATCCTGAGGCCAGAAGCGGGAACTGTCCGGCGTCATGACTTCGTCAATGAGGATCAGTTCGCCGTCGATCTGACCGAATTCAAACTTCGTGTCGGCAACGATGATGCCGCGACTGCGAGCGTATTCAACACCCTGCTGATACACCTTCAGACTTAGTTCGCGCAGTCGTTGCGACAAGTCGTGGCCGATCAGTTCGCTCATCCGTTCAAAACTGATGTTCTCATCGTGTCCTTCTTCCGCTTTCGTGGCTGGCGTGAAAATCGGCTCGGGAAGTTTGCTGCTTTCCTTCAGGCCATCGGGCAGTTGGACGCCGCAAACCGTTCCACTTTTCTGATACTCTGCCCAACCGGATCCGGACAGATAGCCTCGCACGACACATTCGACTGGCACCACATCCGTTCTGCGGACCACCATACTGCGGCCTTGCAACGCCGCCAGATTGGTTCTGTCTGGCAGCGGCAGGCTGGAAACGTCGGTCGACAGAAAATGATTCGGAACGTCAAGCCGATCAAACCAGAACTGACTGATCCGCGTGAGCACTTCGCCTTTTCCCGGAATCCCGGTCGGCAGCACATAGTCGAACGCGCTAATGCGGTCGGTGGCGACAAACAGCAGGCGATCGCCGAAATCGTACACGTCACGGACTTTCCCGTGACGCACGGGCACACTGGAATCTCCAAGTTCACTTTGCAACACCACTGGATTCACAGTTATGGTCCCGTTGAAATCAGGCTTGTGGTACGTGACAATTGTTCAGCAGTTTAACTTTGAGCGTGTCGTTGAACAACGGTAAGGCTCGCCTCTATACTGTTGTCTGTGTGTGAGACCCAAGGCGAAGGTCTTGCAACCGGATTCCCGGAACGTTAGCGGTTGCCGAATTCGCACACGGTGCCACAGGAAAGGCCGACAGGCCACGATATGGGATTAATGAGATTTAGGATTGCGACGGAGAATCTTCTTCCGTCCGAAGGTGTGACGAGGGCAGACTTCGTGACCTTTGACGGGCGAGTGATCCGGGCAAAGTCCAGACTGGACGGCGATCTGCTGGAATGCATTCGCAGCCAGACCGACAGCAGCAAACTCAGAATCCTGTGCAACCTGGGCGACCGCCAAACCATCGTCTGCACGACATCGTTGCCCGAACAGCAGACTCCCTACGACCTTGAAGTGGAACTCGCGCGAGGCGAACTTTCGCGGCTGCGAAACTTCTACCACCTGTGGACAGGAGCAGGTCTGAAGTCGACACCGGTGCTCGATGACCTGCTCGAGAAAGCTCACAAAGCCTTTCGACTGGGAATCTTTTCCGGCTCCGATCCGAACGCCTGCCTGGCGTCGCTGCGACTGACCCAGGAAGCCATCGACCTGCTGACCCATCTCTACACAAAGCAACGCATTACGTACCGTCAACAGAAGACCCAGCGGTTTCCGATGATGGTCGGCTGCGGCCTGTCGCAGCCCCCCATTCATGAAGAACATTTTGTAGAAGCCTTCAACTCGATTCTCATCAAGACCCGCTGGTGCGACCTGGAACCGACTGACGGGAACTACGAATGGAAGAACCTTGACCGACTGGTGGACTGGGCCGGAGAACGACGCCTGTTCACGATGGGCGGCCCTCTGCTGAATCTGTCGACGGACAATTTTCCCGACTGGATCTCCCCGTGGAAGTCTGACCCGGTCAACCTGCAAAGCTTCACGTCAGACTTTGTGGAAACCGTCGTCAGCCGCTACGTCGGCCGGATTCGGCATTGGGAAGTTGTGTGCGGCCCCAATCGCGGCGGTGCTAGTGCTCTGTCAGAAGAACAACGCCTGAACCTTGTTGTGCGAGCTATCGAAGCCGCTCAGCAGGTGGACGAACAAATTCAGATCAGCCTGCGAGTCACTCAGCCGTGGGGCGAATATCTAAGCACCACGGAAAACCGGTTGCCCCCCATTCAGTTCATCGACACGCTGCGGCGAAGCGGTGCGAGGATCTCGGAGATCAACCTGGACATTCGCTTCGGCACAGGATCGCTGCACAGCCTGCATCGCGACATGCTAAGCGTTTCGCAATTGCTGGACCATTGGTCCATTCTGCAAACGCCATTAAACGTAATGGCCGCGCTGCCGATTGCTCCGGCGGAAACAGATCGTATCTCACGAGTGCAGTGGCAGATGCAGCAGATGGAAGACTTCCTGCTGATGTGCCTTTCCAAAGAACGCGTGACCGGTTTTTACTGTCTGAACTGGGCGGACCGACGCGTGATGGAAGAACCGCTGGTCGACACCGACAACAGCCTGCACCCTGTCGTCAGCAATTTGACGGCTCTGGAACAAACGCACTGGCCGTCATCAATGGTGCGGTAGCAGTGCGTTAAAGTTGACTTGCCGGACCAAACGCAGGAACCGCTCGTTCTAAGTAACTTTCAACCCCAATGGGAGCCCGATTCCTTCGAGGGTGTCCCACTTGAACTCGCGGAACGGGGCTGTCAACATCCGGTTGAGCTATCTCTGCCGTCCCGATCGTGGATGGCCCATCCGCTGCCAGTCTGGGAGTTGAGTCATGTTGCGAACGATTGTGTTGTCCTGTTTCACAATGTCCCTGGCCGGCGCGGCTTACTGGACAGTCGCCGCGCCCCTCGCACCGCAGAAGGCCGTGCCTCCGGAGAACTTTCTGCCCGCACGAGCGACGGCGCTGCTGAAGATGGACGGGAACGCTCAACATCGTCCAGCGATCGAACAAACGGCCGCGTGGAAATCGCTGGAAGAGACGGGCATGCGAGCTCGGATGTTTGACCTTGTCGAAACCTTCGTGGCGACACGTGACGGAGAACTGGCCAAAGTTGTTCGCAAACAGATGGACAGCCTTCTGGAGAACGGATTGTCCGCCGCTGTCTGCGTTTCTGCCGATGGTCAATCAGTAGCACCGTACGGAGTGATCGTGCTGCATGGCGCGGCCGACTTCGCTCCAACACTGGTTGAACTCATCACACGCGCCGATGAGTCCTTCGTCGAAAAAATCCGGACTCTTGATGATGGCGGACGTTCGATCAGCATCGTCGAGGAAGGCCCTCCCGGTACAGAACTGGCATGGTGGGCCGAAGGCGGGCATTTGATTTTGGCGGCTGGCGTAAACGCATCAACTCAGGTCATCGCAACACTGGAAGGTGAAACACAAAACGCGACGCAGCATCGTCTGTGGAAAGAACTTCACAGCGATCAGGATTTCACGGTGACTCATGCGGGCTGGCTGGACACACAGTCGCTGCTGAATCAATTTGGGGAGATGCCTTTCCCGGAACCACTGGGCGAACAGCGAGTGACGATCGGGCAGTTTGCGGACATGCTGGGCGTCGCCAACCTGGAAGCCATGACGGTAGTCGGAGGATTTAGGAATGAAGTCACGTGGAACACGTTCAAGGTTGTCGCACCGGAACCTCGCAAAGGTTTGCTGAAGCTGTTGAATCAGCGAACCATTTCCTTTGACGAACTGCCTCCGATTCCGCCCAGCACCGACAACATGATGGCGTTCGCGTTCGATATCAAAGGCGCCGTCGACACCGTGCTGGAAACGGCTCAGACCTTCACCACATTTATGGGCGAGGATGAGCAGGCAGCGTTCGATCGCGAGTTTGAAAAGTTTCAACAAATCATCGGCGGACACCCGCGCGACGTGTTCAGCGCCGGGCTCGGCGACCTTTGCTGCATCTACAACGATCCATCTTCAATGCCCATTCCGATCGGGATTGGTCCCGTTCTGGTAACGGCGGTGAAGGATCGAAACACGTTGGAGGATTCGATCGACCGCGTCATTGAGCTGTCAAAGATGATCCCTGATGCACGGGATCTGCAAATTCGAAAGTCGGACAAGAACGACGCGACGTTTTATTCGATCGGCATCAAGGGCGGAATGCCGGTGGTGCCAACGATTATGGTGACGGATGACTGGATGGTCGCCAGCATAACGCCCGGAGCGGCTCAGTCGTTTGTCGCTCGCGTACAGGGACGCTTGCCGAAGTGGGAGCCAGGCGAACAGGTGGCGAAGGCGCTTACGGAACTACCTTCAAAATTCACATCGATTACGATTTCGGACCCAGCCCCCGGCTACCACCAAATCATGACGTGGGCGCCGATGGCGCTGGGGATGATGGAAAGTCAGGTGCTGGCCAAGGCCCCGAATCCCGTCGAAATGCCGTTCGGCCTACAGGACCTGCCTTCTCCAGCGGAGTTGACGGCCCCCATGTTTCCGAACGTCATGGTGACCACCGTGACTGAAAATGGCGCGACGACTCAGGGACGTCAATCCGTTCCCGGAACCCCGATGGGCAACGTCGGATCGGTGGGCACGGTCGGCGTTCTGGTGGCGTTGCTTCTGCCAGCCGTTCAACAGGCGCGCGAGGCGGCTCGGCGGACGCAGTCGAAAAACAATCTGAAACAAATCGGTCTGGCCATGCACAACTACCACGATGTGTATCGCGAGTTCCCTCGCGGCACGATCGAGAACGATGAACTGAAGCCGGAACAGCGCTTGAGCTGGATGGTGAGCCTGCTGCCATTTATCGACCAGAACGCTCTCTTCCAGCAGATCGATCGCGAAGGCGAATGGAATGCTGGTGGCAATGCGAAACTGTCGGCGATCCGAATTCCGTCGCTGCAAAATCCCAGCCACGCCCGAACGTCTGACAACCCCGGGGCGATGGACTACGTTGGCATCGCGGGCGTCGGACCAAAGGCCGCTGAGTTGCCGAACGACGATCCTAAAGCGGGAATCTTCGGGTATAACCGAGCCACCAGAATTCGTGATATCCGAGACGGGACTTCCAACACAATGGCTGTGGCCGACGCTTCCCAACCAAACGCGTCCTACATGCAGGGCGGCAAGGCGACGATCCGTGGGTTCAGTCAGAAGCCATACATCAACGGCCCCGACGGCATCGGCGGACCTCATCAGGGCGGCATTCAGGTGCTGCTTGCCGATGGGTCGGTACGGTTCATCTCAGAGAACATCGATCCCTCAGTGCTTGAGGCGCTGGCCACGAAATCCGGCGGCGAGGTCATTGGAAGCTTCTGATCCGGTCAGACTACGAACGAGGCTAATCCGGGAAAGACTTCGCCTGATTGCGGATAACCAACCTGGAATCGCTTGGCCGCCTATTGACTTAGGCTCTATGGTCGACGCTAATTTGGTGAGTTCAACGCTGTTGATCTGGTCCCGTTTTTTGAGCGGCATTGCACCAAATAAATCCTTGTGGAATTGGGAGCGAGGTGCGTGGCCGGGGTTGGAGCGAGGAACGAGTGAACCCCCGGGGCTTCCTTCGCTTCGCTCAGTCCAACCAAGGCCACCCGCCGTTTTGTGAGCGGCAATGCACGAGCATCGATGATCTCACAAAAAAGTCGGACCACCAAAAGGTTCCCCTTGTCGCTGAAGAATTCAACATGCTGTCAGATCGGAGTATCTGAATGCTGATTCGCCGCCTCTCGGTTTTCGCCGTAATGTGCATCGCGTGGTGCGCGGCTGGCGGAGCCGTTCAGGCCGACTTGATGGTGCGTGGATTCGACGCGAACCTGCACAACCGCTTTGCCAACCACCCGGACTTCATCGGAATTTCACATGACTGGTC
This DNA window, taken from Fuerstiella marisgermanici, encodes the following:
- a CDS encoding FHA domain-containing protein, with protein sequence MLAQLIPVKNGPRITLTKPITVVGRSARLCDLAVDHNAVSKIHCVLVKTDGLIYLRDLGSTNGTRVNGQRVIRGALLPGDQISFGGAGYTVYLGPDPQLSAGGQSSAELTEMIPIITDSDPDLSVSKSDVQLLSDSDFLPAD
- a CDS encoding DUF1559 domain-containing protein, which codes for MLRTIVLSCFTMSLAGAAYWTVAAPLAPQKAVPPENFLPARATALLKMDGNAQHRPAIEQTAAWKSLEETGMRARMFDLVETFVATRDGELAKVVRKQMDSLLENGLSAAVCVSADGQSVAPYGVIVLHGAADFAPTLVELITRADESFVEKIRTLDDGGRSISIVEEGPPGTELAWWAEGGHLILAAGVNASTQVIATLEGETQNATQHRLWKELHSDQDFTVTHAGWLDTQSLLNQFGEMPFPEPLGEQRVTIGQFADMLGVANLEAMTVVGGFRNEVTWNTFKVVAPEPRKGLLKLLNQRTISFDELPPIPPSTDNMMAFAFDIKGAVDTVLETAQTFTTFMGEDEQAAFDREFEKFQQIIGGHPRDVFSAGLGDLCCIYNDPSSMPIPIGIGPVLVTAVKDRNTLEDSIDRVIELSKMIPDARDLQIRKSDKNDATFYSIGIKGGMPVVPTIMVTDDWMVASITPGAAQSFVARVQGRLPKWEPGEQVAKALTELPSKFTSITISDPAPGYHQIMTWAPMALGMMESQVLAKAPNPVEMPFGLQDLPSPAELTAPMFPNVMVTTVTENGATTQGRQSVPGTPMGNVGSVGTVGVLVALLLPAVQQAREAARRTQSKNNLKQIGLAMHNYHDVYREFPRGTIENDELKPEQRLSWMVSLLPFIDQNALFQQIDREGEWNAGGNAKLSAIRIPSLQNPSHARTSDNPGAMDYVGIAGVGPKAAELPNDDPKAGIFGYNRATRIRDIRDGTSNTMAVADASQPNASYMQGGKATIRGFSQKPYINGPDGIGGPHQGGIQVLLADGSVRFISENIDPSVLEALATKSGGEVIGSF
- a CDS encoding serine/threonine protein kinase, translated to MATPHAGLTGVLRHHASEMLIAEDRFPPEGNNVSDKNEKKTPAGSQKKTVTKIGDFELKKRLGKGGMGEVFLARQISLDRLVALKTLSKNLAKNEDFVGRFLREARSMAKLDHTNVVKVYAVDSYKGVHFAAIEYINGKSVQDWLNKLKKFSVGDAVHIAMVCAEALKHAHDQNMVHRDIKPDNILLTSKGVVKVADFGLAKVLDDDVSMTQTNAGLGTPLYMPPEQAHSAKTVDLRCDIYALGATLYHLLTGKLPFTGANVVELIKAKEIGKYEAARKICPEIPERLDLIIDKMMAKDPKHRYGDCAEIIRDLNALGVHSEALSFVEGAVPTGVGRSVSPTVAGLGSTMTAAARSGEVSSRVDAKKSAKKAASRTWYVQYVDEKKKTVVEKHSTGRILKMIKAGTVTAKARCKASADGSYLPLAQFPEFRDAIEASLSRHTAQIQKTDMKSLYKQVERDEKKRVRWRWARNKLRNLGGGIMLMLWLALVGVIAALVIFLGQGLWQTLGEKVREMLS
- a CDS encoding endo-1,4-beta-xylanase, giving the protein MRFRIATENLLPSEGVTRADFVTFDGRVIRAKSRLDGDLLECIRSQTDSSKLRILCNLGDRQTIVCTTSLPEQQTPYDLEVELARGELSRLRNFYHLWTGAGLKSTPVLDDLLEKAHKAFRLGIFSGSDPNACLASLRLTQEAIDLLTHLYTKQRITYRQQKTQRFPMMVGCGLSQPPIHEEHFVEAFNSILIKTRWCDLEPTDGNYEWKNLDRLVDWAGERRLFTMGGPLLNLSTDNFPDWISPWKSDPVNLQSFTSDFVETVVSRYVGRIRHWEVVCGPNRGGASALSEEQRLNLVVRAIEAAQQVDEQIQISLRVTQPWGEYLSTTENRLPPIQFIDTLRRSGARISEINLDIRFGTGSLHSLHRDMLSVSQLLDHWSILQTPLNVMAALPIAPAETDRISRVQWQMQQMEDFLLMCLSKERVTGFYCLNWADRRVMEEPLVDTDNSLHPVVSNLTALEQTHWPSSMVR
- a CDS encoding phosphoribosylaminoimidazolesuccinocarboxamide synthase, with protein sequence MNPVVLQSELGDSSVPVRHGKVRDVYDFGDRLLFVATDRISAFDYVLPTGIPGKGEVLTRISQFWFDRLDVPNHFLSTDVSSLPLPDRTNLAALQGRSMVVRRTDVVPVECVVRGYLSGSGWAEYQKSGTVCGVQLPDGLKESSKLPEPIFTPATKAEEGHDENISFERMSELIGHDLSQRLRELSLKVYQQGVEYARSRGIIVADTKFEFGQIDGELILIDEVMTPDSSRFWPQDQYREGGSQLSFDKQFVRDWLLSSGWDRNSAPPSLPDDVVARTAEKYIEAFEKLTGTKF